In the Arachis ipaensis cultivar K30076 chromosome B10, Araip1.1, whole genome shotgun sequence genome, one interval contains:
- the LOC107620596 gene encoding uncharacterized protein LOC107620596, giving the protein MQKKYKNLLKAAAANSSQDKSIAAANSSRDKSAASNASQVKSVAAANSSRDKSAAATNSSRNKSAEAANSSRNKSAAAANSSRDKSAASNSSRDKSAASNFSREKSTAVASSSRDKSAASNSSEPSSVAPTISEHPSEPKRKRGRESRHYWTVDAIAIGEAAGLLAGVCGQLATDCVAFPISFDKWSDIPESFFENQWNIFFQARFCFKVCDSLAKRFLLQSLGKKWREHRIKLWNEFYDPRLSKTEIINNTPEDIALDQWALFVEYRLKPETQNLCKRNQEIRQKQIIPHTSGVKSIARRRAELTEETGKEVSRVQMWDITHKKIDGSYVNEKAKEIAEKIEAYSSQQAVESTVNSPLDALGVVLGKEHPGRVRGLGMGAVPTVAFKNNTTRISQMNLGSSNDAGTSTTCGPNVQEELDTVKVQLQALVSYIASKEGGKIPVELARMFPTQQISQVQNTIYVLNTLFHVLYLDS; this is encoded by the exons ATG CAAAAGAAGTACAAGAATCTACTTAAAGCAGCAGCTGCAAATTCTTCACAAGACAAGTCAATAGCAGCTGCAAATTCATCCCGAGACAAGTCGGCAGCTTCAAATGCATCACAAGTCAAGTCCGTAGCAGCTGCAAATTCCTCCCGAGACAAGTCGGCAGCAGCTACAAATTCCTCCCGAAACAAGTCGGCAGAAGCTGCAAATTCCTCCCGGAACAAGTCAGCAGCAGCTGCAAATTCCTCCCGGGACAAGTCAGCAGCTTCAAATTCCTCCCGGGACAAGTCAGCAGCTTCAAATTTCTCCCGAGAGAAGTCGACAGCAGTTGCAAGTTC CTCCCGAGACAAGTCGGCAGCTTCAAATTCTTCTGAGCCATCATCAGTTGCTCCAACTATATCTGAGCATCCATCCGAACCTAAACGTAAACGTGGGCGTGAATCTAGGCATTACTGGACTGTTGATGCCATAG CAATAGGAGAAGCAGCCGGACTCCTTGCAGGAGTTTGTGGGCAATTGGCCACTGATTGTGTAGCATTTCCAATCAGTTTTGATAAGTGGTCAGACATTCCAGAGagcttttttgaaaatcaatggAATATTTTTTTCCAA GCTCGATTTTGCTTCAAAGTGTGTGATAGCTTGGCCAAACGATTTCTGCTCCAATCGCTTGGCAAAAAATGGAGGGAACATAGGATAAAGCTTTGGAATGAGTTTTATGATCCGAGGTTGAGTAAAACCGAGATCATAAATAATACACCAGAAGATATTGCTCTTGATCAATGGGCTTTATTCGTAGAATATCGTTTGAAGCCTGAAACTCAG AATCTTTGTAAAAGGAATCAAGAAATTCGGCAAAAACAAATAATTCCTCATACTTCAGGTGTTAAATCAATTGCAAGAAGAAGGGCTGAATTG ACGGAAGAGACGGGAAAAGAAGTTAGTAGGGTTCAAATGTGGGATATCACTCACAAGAAAATAGATGGAAGTTATGTTAATGAAAAGGCTAAAGAAATAGCG GAGAAGATTGAAGCATATAGTAGTCAACAAGCGGTGGAATCAACCGTTAATTCTCCTCTTGATGCTCTTGGAGTAGTTCTTGGGAAAGAGCACCCTGGTCGTGTTCGAGGTTTAGGCATGGGAGCTGTTCCAACAGTTGCTTTCAAGAACAACACTACAAGAATTAGTCAAATGAATTTAGGTTCTTCAAATGATGCTGGCACATCAACTACTTGTGGTCCAAATGTGCAAGAAGAGTTGGATACTGTTAAAGTGCAATTGCAAGCACTAGTATCCTATATTGCTTCTAAGGAAGGAGGAAAAATTCCAGTGGAATTGGCTAGAATGTTCCCTACTCAACAAATTTCACAGGTACAAAATACAATTTATGTTCTTAATACCTTATTCCATGTGTTATATTTGGACTCTTAA